The genomic region TAACGGATACTGGTGGAATTGATGATAAATCCTTTAACCAATCTGCTTGGGTAGGTCTAGAAGCGTTTGGTGCAGAAAATGGACTTAAAGAAGGAAAAGGTGGATACAACTACCTTCAATCAAAATCTGATGCAGATTATTCTACAAACTTAAATACACTTGTACGCGAAGATTTTAACCTAGTATACGGAATTGGATTCTTAATGGTTGATGCAATTGCTGAAATTGCAGAACAACGCCCAGAAGTTAATTTCGGTATCGTAGATGGAGTAGTAGAGCAAGACAACGTAGCGAGCATAACATTTAAAGAACAAGAAGGTTCATTCCTTGCTGGAGTTGCAGCAGGACTTGCGACAAAATCTAATAAAATAGGTTTTATCGGCGGTATGGAAATTGAGGTAATTGAACGCTTTGAAGTTGGTTTCCTAGCAGGTGTTGAAGCGGTTAACCCTGATGCTGAAGTTGATGTAAAATATGCTGGTGATTTTAACAAGCCTGAGTTAGCTCAGCCTATCGCATCTTCTATGTACTCTTCTGGAGCAGACGTTATTTTCCATGCTGCAGGTGGTACTGGTAAAGGACTATTTAAAGAAGCGAAAGATTTAAAACAAAAAGACCCTGAAAGAGTTCTTTGGGCTATCGGAGTAGATTCTGATCAATCTGCTGAAGGTGAAGTTGAAGTAAATGGTGAGAAGAAGAACATTATTTTAACATCAGCGTTAAAGCGTGTTGACCGTGCCGTTCAAGATGTAGCAACAAAAGCTATGAATGATGAGTTCCCTGGTGGAGAGGTTATTTCTTACGGATTAGCGGAAGATGGCGTTGGTCTTGCTGAATTAAATGAAGAACTAGAAAATAAAGCGGACATTCTTTCTGCTGTAGAAGAATGGACAGCAAAAATTAAAAATGGTGAGATCGAAGTTCCAGAAACTCGCGATCAATTATAATCATTTTCTACTAGCTAATGAACAAAGGGGATAAGGAACTTTCCTTATTCCCTTTCCTTTAGAAGATTAATTGAAGAATAGAAAGCTCATTCTATCTTTCACTTAATCTTTTAAGGGGGAAACCTGAAACCTCATTTTTTTTAATTAATATCGTCTGACCTCTTACAATTAACTATATTTTCCTATTAATTTAGGAGAGGAGTGGAGAAATTATGGATTATGTTATTGAAATGCTTAATATCCGTAAAGAGTTTCCTGGTATTGTAGCTAACAACAATATTACACTACAACTTAAAAAGGGTGAAATTCACGCTTTATTAGGAGAAAACGGTGCAGGAAAATCAACCCTTATGAATGTTCTTTTTGGTCTATATCAGCCAGAAAAAGGCGAAATTCGTGTTGAAGGGAAACCTGTCAACATTACAAACCCTAAT from Bacillus spongiae harbors:
- a CDS encoding BMP family protein, producing MKKRKFGLALSLILAAGTILGACGSKDEEKAGNTAETESEFSVAMVTDTGGIDDKSFNQSAWVGLEAFGAENGLKEGKGGYNYLQSKSDADYSTNLNTLVREDFNLVYGIGFLMVDAIAEIAEQRPEVNFGIVDGVVEQDNVASITFKEQEGSFLAGVAAGLATKSNKIGFIGGMEIEVIERFEVGFLAGVEAVNPDAEVDVKYAGDFNKPELAQPIASSMYSSGADVIFHAAGGTGKGLFKEAKDLKQKDPERVLWAIGVDSDQSAEGEVEVNGEKKNIILTSALKRVDRAVQDVATKAMNDEFPGGEVISYGLAEDGVGLAELNEELENKADILSAVEEWTAKIKNGEIEVPETRDQL